One window of the Pseudomonas knackmussii B13 genome contains the following:
- a CDS encoding AsmA family protein — MTRGHKICLFGLAGLLALGGAALVFIATFDWNGVRPLINEKVSAALGRPFAINGDLQVLWQREPEQGGWRALVPWPHFSASDLTLGNPDWTQGKTRAAQFASLERVEFRLSPLPLLWHEVVIPQVRLSKPSADLLRLADGRANWVFTLPAKDGSEQPSPWTLSIGEIGFDQGRINLDDQSLKTRLDLQVNTLGKPVPFAELAGKGVGGELAQATQDYVFGWKAQGSYKGLPLEGAGKVGGVLALEDASRPFPLQAEVKIGDTRASVVGTLTDPLNLGALDLRLKLAGNSMANLYPLTGVTLPDTPAYATDGRLQAQLKDPAGARFEYQNFNGKVGESDLHGSLTFINAQPRPKLSGKLTSEQLRMADLGPLIGADSNSAKQARGQTTRQPTDKLLPVEAFRTERWRAMDADVQFSGKRIIHSDKLPISDLQTHLLLEDGLLRLDPLRFGVAGGSLSAQAQLDGGKTPMQSKLQLQMRALKLKQLFPNVQQMQTSYGELNGDANLNGTGNSVATILGGANGDMRLVINDGRISKGLMEIAGLNVGNYVVAKLFGDDDVKINCAVADVGVTKGLAAPRLFAFDTENAIINVEGTANFANEKLDLDVIPHSKGVRLFSLRSPLYVHGTFKNPQAGVHTGPLLARGAGMVALGVVAGPAAGLLALIAPSKSDDNECAPLLAQLKAPAKH, encoded by the coding sequence ATGACCCGCGGTCACAAGATCTGTCTGTTCGGCCTTGCCGGCCTGCTCGCCCTGGGAGGGGCGGCGCTGGTGTTCATCGCTACCTTCGACTGGAACGGCGTGCGGCCTTTGATCAACGAGAAGGTTTCCGCCGCGCTCGGCCGCCCCTTCGCCATCAATGGTGACTTGCAGGTGCTCTGGCAGCGCGAGCCGGAGCAGGGCGGCTGGCGCGCGCTGGTGCCGTGGCCGCATTTCAGCGCCAGCGACCTCACGTTGGGCAACCCCGACTGGACGCAGGGCAAGACCCGCGCCGCGCAGTTCGCCAGCCTGGAGCGCGTGGAGTTCCGCCTCTCGCCGCTGCCGCTGCTGTGGCATGAAGTGGTGATCCCGCAGGTCCGCCTGAGCAAACCGAGCGCCGATCTCCTGCGCCTGGCCGATGGCCGCGCCAACTGGGTCTTCACCCTGCCGGCGAAGGACGGCAGCGAGCAGCCTTCGCCGTGGACGCTGTCCATCGGCGAGATCGGCTTCGACCAGGGCCGGATCAACCTCGACGACCAGAGCCTGAAAACCCGCCTGGATCTGCAGGTGAACACCCTCGGCAAGCCGGTGCCCTTCGCCGAACTGGCCGGCAAGGGCGTGGGCGGCGAGTTGGCGCAGGCGACCCAGGACTATGTGTTCGGCTGGAAAGCTCAAGGCAGCTACAAGGGCCTGCCGCTGGAGGGCGCCGGCAAGGTCGGCGGCGTGCTGGCGCTGGAAGATGCCAGCCGGCCATTCCCGTTGCAGGCCGAGGTGAAGATCGGCGACACCCGCGCAAGCGTGGTCGGCACCCTCACCGATCCGTTGAACCTGGGCGCGCTCGACCTGCGCCTGAAGCTGGCCGGCAACAGCATGGCCAACCTCTATCCGCTGACCGGCGTGACCCTGCCGGACACTCCGGCCTACGCCACCGACGGGCGCCTGCAAGCGCAGCTGAAAGACCCGGCGGGCGCGCGTTTCGAGTACCAGAACTTCAACGGCAAGGTGGGCGAGAGCGACTTGCACGGCAGCCTGACCTTCATCAATGCCCAGCCGCGGCCCAAGCTCAGCGGCAAGCTCACTTCCGAGCAGCTGCGCATGGCCGACCTCGGCCCGCTGATCGGCGCCGACTCCAACTCGGCCAAGCAGGCGCGCGGGCAGACGACTCGCCAGCCGACGGACAAGCTGCTGCCGGTGGAGGCGTTCCGCACCGAGCGCTGGCGCGCGATGGACGCCGACGTGCAGTTCAGCGGCAAGCGCATCATCCACAGCGACAAGCTGCCGATCAGCGACCTGCAGACCCACCTGTTGCTCGAAGACGGCCTGTTGCGCCTGGACCCGCTGCGCTTCGGCGTCGCCGGCGGCAGCCTGAGCGCGCAGGCACAGCTGGATGGCGGCAAGACGCCGATGCAGAGCAAGCTGCAGTTGCAGATGCGCGCGCTCAAGCTCAAGCAGTTGTTCCCGAACGTCCAGCAGATGCAGACCAGCTACGGCGAGCTCAATGGCGACGCCAACCTGAACGGCACCGGCAACTCGGTGGCGACCATCCTGGGCGGCGCCAATGGGGACATGAGGCTGGTGATCAATGACGGGCGGATCAGCAAGGGGCTGATGGAGATCGCCGGGCTGAACGTCGGCAACTATGTCGTGGCCAAGCTGTTCGGCGACGACGACGTGAAGATCAATTGCGCGGTGGCCGACGTCGGCGTCACCAAGGGCCTGGCCGCGCCACGGCTGTTCGCCTTCGATACCGAGAACGCGATCATCAACGTCGAGGGCACCGCCAACTTCGCCAACGAGAAGCTGGACCTCGATGTGATTCCACACAGCAAGGGCGTGCGGCTGTTCTCGTTGCGCTCGCCTCTATACGTGCACGGCACCTTCAAGAACCCGCAGGCCGGCGTGCATACCGGGCCGCTGCTGGCGCGCGGCGCCGGCATGGTCGCGCTGGGCGTGGTGGCCGGGCCGGCGGCCGGGTTGCTGGCGCTGATCGCGCCGAGCAAGAGCGACGACAACGAGTGCGCGCCGCTGCTGGCGCAACTGAAGGCGCCAGCCAAGCACTGA